Proteins encoded in a region of the Candidatus Obscuribacter sp. genome:
- the aceA gene encoding isocitrate lyase, whose product MELHTESKKQFTPSASFVEQTKQLEKSWAENPRWSGIKRDYSAAEVVRLRTSIKVEHTLAKLGAERFWQTLNSEPFTVALGAMNGSQAVQMVRAGLKSIYLSGWQVAADANSSKQTYPDQSLYPSNSAPELVKRLNNALMRADQIEASEGGPQDGVERNWYVPIMADAEAGFGGPVHAFELMKSMIEAGASGVHFEDQLASEKKCGHLGGKVLVPTAQFIRTLTAARLASDVLDVPTIIVARTDALGATLLTSDIDPADRPFIKGERTIEGYFEVQDGIETVIARGLAYAPYADVIWYETSKPDLAEAKQFADAIHAKFPGKLLAYNCSPSFNWNQHLDKETIATFNQQLGDMGYVYQFITLAGWHATNMSAFKLAHAFARKGMSAYVSLQEEEFENEELGYTAVRHQREVGTGYFDQVLMAVSGGKASTGALKGSTEEEQFKSDVALSSDLQAAKQAQSLQSVSEIVKEAVAEAPKPATAQPSLV is encoded by the coding sequence ATGGAATTGCATACAGAGAGCAAAAAGCAATTTACTCCCAGTGCTAGCTTTGTCGAACAAACAAAGCAATTAGAAAAGTCCTGGGCTGAAAACCCACGATGGAGTGGTATCAAACGCGACTATAGTGCCGCCGAAGTCGTCCGTCTGCGCACCTCGATAAAAGTAGAGCACACTCTAGCCAAGCTAGGTGCTGAGCGCTTTTGGCAAACACTAAACAGCGAACCCTTTACTGTAGCTCTCGGTGCTATGAACGGCTCTCAAGCAGTACAAATGGTACGTGCCGGTCTCAAGTCAATCTACCTCAGTGGCTGGCAAGTAGCTGCTGATGCTAACTCATCCAAGCAAACCTATCCTGATCAAAGCCTCTATCCATCAAACAGCGCACCAGAATTAGTCAAACGTCTCAACAACGCCCTGATGCGTGCCGACCAGATTGAAGCCAGCGAAGGCGGACCACAAGACGGAGTAGAGCGCAACTGGTACGTGCCAATCATGGCTGATGCCGAAGCAGGATTTGGCGGACCAGTCCACGCTTTTGAACTGATGAAAAGCATGATTGAAGCCGGAGCCAGCGGCGTACACTTTGAGGATCAATTAGCCTCCGAAAAGAAATGCGGTCACCTTGGTGGCAAAGTGCTCGTGCCGACAGCTCAATTTATCCGCACATTGACAGCTGCCAGACTGGCATCTGATGTACTCGATGTCCCCACCATTATCGTCGCCCGCACTGACGCTCTCGGCGCAACACTTTTGACCTCAGACATTGACCCAGCTGATCGTCCCTTTATCAAAGGCGAGCGCACCATCGAAGGCTACTTTGAAGTGCAAGACGGCATCGAAACAGTCATTGCCCGCGGACTTGCTTATGCACCATATGCAGATGTAATCTGGTATGAAACATCAAAACCAGATCTAGCCGAAGCAAAACAATTTGCTGATGCTATCCATGCAAAATTCCCTGGCAAACTGTTAGCCTACAACTGCTCACCATCGTTTAACTGGAATCAGCATCTAGACAAAGAAACCATCGCCACCTTTAATCAACAACTGGGCGACATGGGCTATGTCTATCAATTTATCACTCTAGCTGGATGGCATGCCACCAATATGAGCGCCTTTAAGCTCGCTCACGCTTTTGCCCGCAAAGGCATGAGTGCATATGTCAGCCTGCAAGAGGAAGAATTTGAAAACGAAGAACTAGGCTACACAGCAGTACGTCACCAGCGCGAAGTCGGTACCGGTTATTTTGACCAGGTATTGATGGCTGTATCTGGTGGCAAAGCCTCGACTGGAGCGCTCAAAGGCTCCACCGAAGAAGAGCAGTTTAAGTCAGACGTAGCACTCAGCTCCGACTTGCAAGCAGCAAAACAAGCACAATCACTGCAATCAGTCAGTGAAATTGTCAAAGAAGCTGTAGCCGAAGCACCCAAACCAGCGACGGCTCAACCCTCATTAGTTTAA
- the aceB gene encoding malate synthase A, with translation MIGTSTTLNKTESKVESKAIEQILTADAKKFLFALHRKFNPTRQDLLAARSMRQVEIDNGAMPDFLASTKGVRESQWQVAKAPADLDDRRVEITGPVERKMMINALNSGAKVFMADLEDSLSPTWANVIDGQVNLYDAVRGTLAFTSPEGKVYALKERSELATLVVRPRGWHLTEQNFEVDGEPISASLFDFGLYFLHNAEALIARQSGPYFYLPKMESHLEARLWQDVFCFAQDWLKIPRGTIRATVLIETILAAFEMDEILFELKEHAAGLNAGRWDYIFSLIKKCRKHNRFTLPDRAQVTMAVPFMSTYARLLVETCHKRGAHAIGGMAAFIPSRKDEQVNQNAFAKVKEDKQREVGLGFDGTWVAHPDLVPVAREIFDSVLKDKPNQKDVSGKDESGKSDAAKLSEALLDTRIDGGKVTTSGVAANVDVALQYIESWLRGVGAAAIHNLMEDAATAEIARAQIWQWIKSETKTAEGDVVTSALYEKLRDEALAKLSAQPGNRYSEAAKILDQIILSDQFVEFLTIPAYKQLLRG, from the coding sequence ATGATCGGCACCAGCACTACCCTCAATAAAACGGAGTCAAAAGTGGAGAGCAAAGCAATAGAGCAAATACTCACAGCTGACGCAAAGAAGTTTCTCTTTGCACTGCACCGCAAATTTAACCCCACCCGTCAGGACCTGCTCGCCGCCCGCAGCATGCGCCAGGTAGAAATAGACAATGGCGCAATGCCAGACTTTTTGGCAAGCACCAAAGGTGTTAGAGAGAGCCAGTGGCAAGTAGCAAAAGCCCCAGCCGATCTCGATGATCGCCGAGTGGAAATCACCGGACCAGTCGAGCGCAAGATGATGATCAACGCTCTAAACTCCGGCGCCAAAGTTTTTATGGCTGATCTTGAGGATTCGCTCTCGCCCACCTGGGCAAACGTAATCGACGGTCAGGTCAATCTCTATGATGCAGTACGCGGCACCCTTGCTTTTACAAGCCCCGAAGGCAAAGTCTACGCCCTAAAAGAGCGCAGTGAGCTAGCAACCCTGGTGGTCAGACCACGCGGCTGGCATCTCACAGAGCAAAACTTTGAAGTAGACGGTGAGCCAATCTCTGCCAGCCTTTTTGATTTTGGACTTTATTTTTTGCACAACGCCGAGGCCCTGATTGCTAGACAGTCAGGTCCTTATTTTTATCTCCCAAAGATGGAGAGTCATCTAGAGGCGCGCCTCTGGCAAGATGTATTTTGCTTTGCTCAAGACTGGCTCAAAATCCCCCGCGGCACCATCCGCGCCACCGTCTTGATTGAGACTATCCTGGCAGCTTTTGAGATGGACGAGATCCTCTTTGAGCTAAAAGAACACGCTGCCGGTCTCAACGCCGGCCGCTGGGACTATATATTTAGCCTTATCAAAAAATGCCGGAAACACAATCGTTTTACCTTGCCAGATAGAGCGCAGGTGACTATGGCCGTGCCCTTTATGAGCACCTACGCCAGGCTATTGGTTGAGACCTGCCACAAGCGCGGCGCCCATGCTATTGGTGGCATGGCAGCATTTATCCCCAGTCGCAAAGACGAGCAAGTCAATCAAAACGCCTTTGCCAAAGTAAAAGAAGACAAACAAAGAGAAGTCGGTCTCGGCTTTGATGGCACCTGGGTGGCGCACCCAGACCTGGTGCCGGTAGCAAGAGAAATTTTTGATAGCGTGCTAAAAGACAAGCCTAATCAGAAGGACGTCTCTGGTAAAGATGAATCAGGGAAATCAGATGCAGCAAAACTATCCGAAGCACTACTTGACACCAGAATAGATGGCGGCAAAGTCACTACCAGTGGTGTAGCAGCCAATGTCGATGTTGCTCTGCAATACATCGAGTCATGGTTGCGCGGTGTTGGTGCTGCTGCTATCCACAACTTGATGGAAGACGCTGCCACAGCCGAAATCGCCCGCGCCCAGATATGGCAGTGGATTAAAAGCGAAACAAAAACGGCAGAAGGTGATGTCGTCACAAGTGCCCTCTACGAAAAATTGCGTGACGAAGCTCTAGCAAAGCTATCGGCACAACCCGGCAACCGCTACAGCGAAGCAGCAAAGATTTTGGATCAAATTATCTTAAGTGATCAATTTGTTGAGTTTTTGACGATACCCGCATACAAACAACTACTAAGAGGTTAA
- a CDS encoding efflux RND transporter permease subunit: MAAKVKGIPGVMYSFSQPIADMIDDLIAGIRADLGIKIYGDDIHVLDSLAQKIQKEVASVPGAADMQREQMLGLPQFNININRHVIARHGLNVEDVQDIITTALAGKTATEVIEGSRRFGLIVRFHEDYRDTPQQIGSILVATPTGGMIPLRQLANLERTRGYVCVMREDGHRRTAVMANVRGRDLGSFVAQAQERVAKNVPLPKGYRIVWAGQFENQQRAMARLCIVVPVVLVLIFVLLFSSFNSVRNAGLIMLNVPFAMIGGIVALLVSHQTLSVPAIIGFIALFGVSVQNGVIMVSYIMQMQKEGMTAFDAAWRGAHVRLRPVLMTAMVAVVALIPKVLSSGTGAEVQRPLATVVLGGLITATVLTLIVIPTIYVLLNRYKDELSQEPEISPGTSAGDTPNDRDAGPLGIPDDVNEGDRHKD, encoded by the coding sequence ATGGCCGCTAAAGTCAAAGGCATACCTGGCGTGATGTATAGCTTTAGCCAACCCATCGCCGATATGATCGATGACCTGATAGCGGGTATCAGAGCGGATCTCGGCATCAAGATCTACGGCGACGACATCCATGTCCTCGATAGCTTGGCACAAAAAATCCAAAAGGAAGTAGCATCAGTGCCCGGTGCAGCCGACATGCAACGCGAGCAGATGCTTGGCTTGCCGCAGTTTAATATCAATATCAATCGTCATGTCATTGCACGCCACGGACTAAACGTGGAAGACGTGCAGGACATAATCACCACAGCTCTTGCCGGTAAAACTGCCACTGAAGTGATTGAGGGATCCAGACGCTTTGGCTTAATCGTGAGATTTCACGAGGACTACCGCGACACACCTCAACAAATTGGCTCCATACTGGTAGCGACTCCCACTGGCGGGATGATACCGCTCAGGCAGCTGGCCAATCTTGAGCGCACTCGCGGCTATGTCTGCGTCATGCGCGAAGATGGACACAGGCGGACCGCAGTTATGGCTAACGTGAGAGGCAGAGACCTCGGCTCCTTTGTCGCTCAAGCACAGGAGCGTGTTGCCAAAAATGTGCCCCTGCCAAAGGGCTATCGCATTGTTTGGGCCGGTCAATTCGAAAACCAACAACGAGCCATGGCACGTCTATGCATAGTGGTGCCGGTGGTGCTGGTATTGATCTTTGTCTTGCTCTTTAGCTCTTTTAACTCTGTGCGCAATGCAGGGCTAATTATGCTCAATGTGCCGTTTGCCATGATTGGCGGCATCGTTGCTTTGCTTGTTTCACATCAGACTCTATCGGTGCCTGCCATCATCGGGTTTATCGCCCTCTTTGGTGTGTCAGTGCAAAACGGCGTGATTATGGTGAGCTACATCATGCAAATGCAAAAAGAAGGCATGACCGCCTTTGACGCTGCCTGGCGCGGCGCCCATGTGCGGCTGCGCCCAGTGCTGATGACAGCTATGGTGGCGGTGGTGGCGCTCATCCCCAAAGTCCTATCAAGCGGTACCGGTGCTGAAGTCCAGCGTCCACTGGCAACAGTAGTGTTGGGCGGACTGATTACCGCCACTGTTTTGACTCTGATCGTAATCCCGACCATCTATGTCCTCCTTAATAGGTATAAGGATGAGCTGAGCCAGGAGCCAGAGATCTCTCCCGGTACCAGCGCTGGAGACACCCCCAACGATCGCGATGCTGGTCCCTTGGGCATTCCGGACGATGTCAATGAAGGAGACCGTCACAAAGATTAA
- a CDS encoding efflux RND transporter permease subunit, whose product MIDNLINFALGRRVMSAVTALAIAGIGVWSMLTISLDSFPDVSNVQVQIITEPESMATEEVETLITYPIETALNGLPKVKKIRSLSAFGLSVVTAIFEDDTDVYFARQLVQQRLLQTQSSLPVGCPTPALGPVISSFSQVFMYCLESTSTSETELRTLQDWEVSRRIRSVPGVAGVATYGGFVKQYQVQVNPDTLRSFNVHINDVMLALSENNSNAGGNFIEEAGEEVIIRGIGRFKSVDDIEDVVLKTVDGTPIKIGQIADVVEGKAFRRGSASRNGQGETVTGIVMTRKGANTKSTVEHVKERIAEIQQDLPSGVHIEPYYDQTELVDKTIDTVKEILLFSGGLVIVVLTAVLLHIPSALIVAVIIPLSLLFSFILMKYSGLSANLMTLGAVDFGIVVDAGVVMVENIFRHLAHKNPKPGKEALEVIREAALEVGKPIVFAIAIIISVYIPLFTLEGVEGKMFQPLALTFIYALLGSLLVSLTVIPLFCYWFMKMPIVERENPALHFVFKGYSPALKAAMMHPARTMTISLIALAMSILMLPFLGSEFIPSLDEGPILLRTKMPASIAHSESEKLALTLERILLDFAEVETVVARTAAPIPDQASMELSPLTFLSGSSPTPNGKTTTTKRRSLMPWPLKSKAYLA is encoded by the coding sequence ATGATCGACAACCTAATCAATTTTGCTCTTGGGCGCAGAGTCATGTCTGCTGTTACAGCGCTGGCGATAGCCGGCATAGGCGTATGGAGCATGCTTACCATCTCGCTGGATTCGTTTCCAGATGTGAGCAACGTCCAGGTGCAGATTATTACTGAGCCTGAGAGTATGGCCACAGAAGAAGTCGAGACCTTAATCACCTATCCGATTGAAACAGCCCTCAATGGTCTGCCTAAAGTCAAAAAAATCAGATCGCTCTCGGCATTTGGTCTATCAGTAGTCACTGCCATATTTGAAGACGACACTGATGTCTACTTTGCCAGACAGCTTGTCCAGCAAAGACTCTTGCAAACCCAATCCAGCCTGCCTGTTGGCTGTCCAACACCAGCCTTAGGTCCTGTTATCTCCAGCTTTAGCCAGGTCTTTATGTACTGCCTGGAGAGTACCAGCACAAGCGAGACCGAGCTGAGGACCTTGCAAGATTGGGAGGTATCAAGGCGCATCAGATCTGTGCCAGGGGTGGCAGGCGTAGCTACCTATGGTGGCTTTGTCAAACAATATCAAGTACAGGTCAATCCTGACACGCTACGCTCCTTTAACGTGCACATCAATGACGTGATGCTTGCACTATCAGAAAACAACAGCAACGCCGGCGGCAACTTTATCGAAGAGGCCGGAGAAGAAGTAATCATAAGAGGTATTGGTCGGTTTAAAAGCGTCGACGATATCGAAGACGTGGTCTTAAAAACAGTTGACGGCACCCCCATTAAGATTGGGCAGATAGCTGATGTGGTGGAGGGCAAGGCATTTAGACGCGGCTCAGCATCGCGCAACGGTCAGGGCGAGACTGTCACCGGCATCGTCATGACACGCAAAGGTGCAAACACCAAAAGCACCGTTGAGCACGTCAAAGAGCGCATCGCCGAGATCCAGCAAGACCTGCCCTCTGGTGTCCACATCGAGCCATACTATGACCAGACTGAGCTAGTCGACAAAACAATCGATACAGTCAAAGAGATATTACTGTTTAGCGGCGGACTGGTCATTGTCGTTTTGACAGCCGTGCTTTTGCACATCCCCAGTGCCCTCATTGTGGCTGTGATCATTCCTCTGTCATTGCTTTTTAGCTTTATCCTGATGAAATACTCAGGGCTATCAGCCAACCTCATGACACTGGGAGCGGTGGACTTTGGCATCGTAGTCGATGCCGGTGTAGTCATGGTCGAAAACATCTTTAGACACCTGGCACACAAAAATCCCAAGCCAGGCAAAGAAGCGCTGGAAGTCATACGCGAAGCAGCTTTAGAAGTAGGAAAACCAATTGTTTTTGCTATAGCTATTATCATTTCCGTTTACATCCCGCTCTTTACGCTAGAAGGCGTGGAGGGCAAGATGTTTCAGCCACTGGCATTGACCTTTATCTATGCCCTACTGGGATCACTATTGGTATCGCTGACAGTGATTCCCTTGTTTTGCTATTGGTTTATGAAAATGCCAATAGTTGAGAGAGAAAACCCGGCACTACATTTTGTATTTAAAGGCTACAGCCCCGCCCTCAAAGCGGCAATGATGCATCCAGCGAGAACCATGACTATCTCGCTCATTGCACTGGCTATGAGTATTTTGATGTTGCCATTTTTGGGATCTGAGTTTATCCCCAGCCTCGATGAGGGTCCGATACTACTGCGCACAAAAATGCCTGCCAGTATCGCCCACTCAGAGTCCGAAAAGCTCGCATTGACGCTGGAAAGAATATTGCTAGACTTTGCCGAAGTCGAGACTGTCGTAGCGCGCACCGCCGCTCCAATACCGGACCAGGCCTCGATGGAGTTGAGTCCACTGACTTTTTTATCGGGCTCAAGCCCCACTCCAAATGGAAAAACTACCACAACAAAGAGGCGCTCATTGATGCCATGGCCGCTAAAGTCAAAGGCATACCTGGCGTGA
- a CDS encoding TonB C-terminal domain-containing protein, with protein sequence MTTSDTKMTLGGMDLKFSLLLLYFNCAVLCTFFDALPVTAHPVTIKVRNVQGSDIELVTPYLKEVRRRISYYWKPPAVREPLETRVYLGLNLDGSIMRCETEQHSGDDAFDEAAQEAIRNSAPFPTGPQCSVAVILTEIVFKNEVGPPLAPEHEYRAAAAAASTSPNQGQRPIPAPNAGQRSLREPSFDNAAAPSHQVVTIQQLFTNSRASSC encoded by the coding sequence ATGACAACCTCGGATACTAAAATGACATTGGGCGGTATGGATCTCAAATTCTCTTTGCTGTTGCTGTACTTCAATTGTGCGGTTCTCTGCACATTCTTTGACGCTTTACCGGTTACTGCTCACCCGGTAACTATCAAAGTCCGCAATGTGCAAGGCAGCGATATCGAGCTGGTTACGCCCTATCTAAAGGAGGTTAGAAGACGAATTTCGTACTACTGGAAACCGCCTGCTGTAAGAGAGCCTTTAGAAACACGAGTTTATCTTGGGTTAAATCTCGATGGATCAATCATGCGTTGCGAGACCGAACAGCATTCCGGTGACGATGCATTTGATGAAGCGGCGCAGGAGGCAATTCGAAATTCTGCGCCATTTCCTACAGGACCTCAGTGCAGCGTAGCTGTGATATTGACTGAAATAGTATTCAAAAACGAGGTGGGTCCTCCACTTGCGCCGGAGCATGAATATCGCGCAGCTGCCGCTGCTGCTTCAACTTCTCCCAATCAGGGGCAGCGACCGATACCTGCTCCTAATGCTGGTCAACGAAGTCTGAGAGAGCCTAGTTTTGACAATGCAGCGGCGCCGTCTCACCAGGTGGTAACTATTCAGCAGCTTTTTACGAACTCAAGGGCTTCAAGCTGCTAG
- a CDS encoding tetratricopeptide repeat protein: protein MSIGIVGCYPASALDSLAEAYLEQGKKCFDRGDLDAAKRLFNTAARNAENAYDSRLHKAAIYNNAGEVYRRLYEIRGRSYVWDAEVDGEGARFIRNVIPDENIDNDFPDQTPLWMAAHYLSMSIKIKEQELGTFSLNLARSIENLAVVYLAGNRVDEALALLRKALKIRETKEGLSSLEAASTCFTLAEALQRKGLQYSDSVARIADLKESILYSQRALGIWSANKSGLELQAGANEQLALTYFYLDAETPNSTELDQCEVYLDRAESLYKRSLPASAKSYSAFKSTTAVATRYICEFRQGQYFQEVRHKSAQVRRNYLPKLIRACRRAGNSASAAFFEVQLKSLLAGHS from the coding sequence TTGAGCATTGGTATCGTTGGCTGCTACCCAGCCAGTGCATTAGATTCACTCGCGGAAGCTTATCTCGAACAGGGAAAGAAATGTTTTGATCGAGGTGACTTAGATGCAGCTAAAAGGCTATTTAATACAGCTGCAAGGAATGCTGAGAACGCCTATGATAGTAGATTGCACAAAGCTGCAATTTATAATAATGCAGGTGAGGTGTATCGGCGACTTTATGAAATACGTGGGCGAAGTTATGTCTGGGATGCTGAGGTTGACGGGGAAGGTGCTCGATTTATAAGGAATGTTATTCCTGATGAAAATATTGACAATGATTTTCCTGATCAAACTCCACTTTGGATGGCTGCTCACTATTTGAGTATGTCAATTAAGATCAAGGAACAAGAACTCGGTACATTTTCTTTGAATTTGGCAAGAAGTATTGAGAATCTAGCTGTAGTGTATTTGGCTGGCAATCGAGTTGATGAAGCTCTCGCTTTGCTACGAAAGGCATTGAAAATACGAGAGACGAAAGAAGGATTGTCTTCTTTGGAGGCGGCTTCTACCTGTTTTACGCTTGCCGAGGCGCTTCAGCGAAAGGGCTTACAATATTCCGATTCTGTAGCAAGAATCGCGGATCTAAAGGAGTCTATTCTTTACAGTCAAAGGGCATTAGGTATTTGGAGCGCGAATAAGTCGGGGTTAGAGTTGCAGGCAGGGGCGAACGAACAACTAGCGCTTACCTATTTTTATTTGGATGCTGAGACACCTAATTCAACAGAGCTAGATCAATGTGAAGTCTATTTGGATAGAGCCGAGTCTCTATACAAAAGGTCATTGCCTGCTTCCGCCAAGTCATATAGCGCATTTAAGTCGACCACAGCGGTGGCGACTAGATATATTTGTGAGTTCAGGCAGGGACAGTATTTTCAAGAGGTGAGACATAAGAGCGCTCAAGTTAGGAGGAATTATTTGCCTAAACTAATTCGAGCTTGTCGTCGTGCTGGTAATTCTGCGAGCGCCGCATTTTTTGAAGTACAGCTCAAAAGTTTGCTTGCAGGTCATAGCTGA